The Pseudomonas azadiae genome contains a region encoding:
- the trpD gene encoding anthranilate phosphoribosyltransferase encodes MDIKTALSRIVGHLDLSTAEMSDVMREIMTGQCTDAQIGAFMMAMRMKSESIDEIVGAVSVMRELADKVELKTLDGVVDVVGTGGDGANIFNVSTAASFVVAAAGCTVAKHGNRAVSGKSGSADLLEAAGIYLNLTPVQVARCIDNVGIGFMFAQSHHGAMKHAAGPRKDLGLRTLFNMLGPLTNPAGVKHQVVGVFSQALCRPLAEVLQRMGSKHVLVVHSKDGLDEFSLAAPTFVAELKNDQVTEYWVEPEDLGMKSQSLHGLAVESPAASLELIRDALGRRKTENGQKAAEMIVLNAGAALYAADHAYSLKEGVALAHDALHTGLAREKLEELGAFTAVFKMENEE; translated from the coding sequence ATGGATATCAAGACTGCCCTGAGCCGTATCGTCGGCCACCTGGACCTGAGCACCGCCGAGATGAGCGATGTGATGCGCGAGATCATGACCGGTCAATGCACCGACGCGCAGATCGGCGCGTTCATGATGGCCATGCGCATGAAGAGCGAGAGCATCGACGAGATCGTCGGCGCCGTGTCGGTGATGCGTGAGCTGGCGGACAAGGTCGAACTCAAGACCCTCGACGGCGTGGTGGATGTGGTGGGCACCGGCGGTGACGGTGCTAACATTTTCAACGTGTCGACCGCTGCGTCGTTTGTTGTGGCGGCGGCGGGTTGCACCGTGGCCAAGCACGGTAACCGCGCAGTGTCCGGCAAGAGCGGCAGCGCCGATCTGCTGGAGGCGGCCGGGATCTACCTGAACCTGACGCCGGTGCAAGTAGCGCGTTGCATCGACAACGTCGGCATCGGCTTTATGTTTGCCCAATCCCACCATGGTGCGATGAAGCACGCCGCCGGCCCGCGCAAGGACCTCGGCCTGCGCACCCTGTTCAACATGCTCGGCCCGCTTACGAATCCGGCCGGTGTGAAGCACCAGGTGGTGGGCGTGTTCAGCCAGGCGCTGTGCCGGCCGTTGGCCGAAGTGCTGCAGCGCATGGGCAGCAAGCACGTGCTGGTGGTGCATTCCAAAGACGGGCTGGACGAATTCAGCCTGGCGGCACCGACGTTTGTCGCCGAGCTGAAGAATGACCAGGTCACTGAGTATTGGGTCGAGCCGGAAGATTTGGGCATGAAGAGCCAGAGCCTGCACGGCCTGGCGGTGGAAAGCCCGGCCGCGTCGCTGGAATTGATTCGCGATGCCCTGGGGCGTCGCAAGACCGAGAACGGCCAAAAAGCCGCTGAGATGATTGTTTTGAATGCCGGCGCCGCACTTTATGCGGCCGACCATGCCTATAGTCTTAAGGAGGGTGTCGCCTTGGCCCACGATGCACTGCACACCGGTCTGGCTCGCGAGAAGCTCGAAGAGCTGGGAGCATTCACCGCAGTATTCAAGATGGAGAATGAAGAATGA
- the trpE gene encoding anthranilate synthase component I, producing MTREEFLRLAAAGYNRIPLACETLADFDTPLSIYLKLADEPNSYLLESVQGGEKWGRYSIIGLPCRTVMRVHDHHVSITHDGVEIESHDVEDPLAFVEAFKARYNVPTIAGLPRFNGGLVGYFGYDCVRYVEKRLGKCPNPDPLGVPDILLMVSDAVVVFDNLAGKMHAIVLADPSHADAFEQGLASLETLLDKLRQPITPRRGLDLSRPPAADPVFRSSFTQDDYERAVDTIKEYILAGDCMQVVPSQRMSIDFKAAPIDLYRALRCFNPTPYMYFFNFGDFHVVGSSPEVLVRVEDNLITVRPIAGTRPRGATEEADLALEEDLLSDDKEIAEHLMLIDLGRNDTGRVSEIGSVKLTEKMVIERYSNVMHIVSNVTGELKAGLTAMDALRAILPAGTLSGAPKIRAMEIIDELEPVKRGVYGGAVGYFAWNGNMDTAIAIRTAVIKDGELHVQAGGGIVADSVPALEWEETLNKRRAMFRAVALAEQTPQD from the coding sequence ATGACCCGCGAAGAATTCCTGCGTTTGGCCGCTGCCGGCTATAACCGCATCCCCCTGGCCTGCGAAACCCTGGCCGACTTCGACACGCCGCTGTCGATCTATCTGAAACTGGCCGACGAGCCCAATTCCTACCTGCTGGAATCGGTGCAGGGCGGCGAGAAGTGGGGCCGTTACTCGATCATCGGCCTGCCGTGCCGCACCGTGATGCGCGTTCACGATCATCATGTGAGCATTACCCATGATGGCGTCGAGATCGAAAGCCATGATGTGGAAGACCCGTTGGCGTTCGTCGAGGCGTTCAAGGCGCGCTACAACGTACCGACCATTGCTGGCCTGCCGCGTTTCAACGGCGGGCTGGTGGGTTACTTCGGTTACGACTGCGTGCGTTACGTGGAAAAACGCCTGGGCAAATGCCCTAACCCGGATCCTTTGGGTGTGCCGGACATTCTGTTGATGGTCTCGGATGCGGTCGTCGTATTCGACAACCTCGCCGGCAAGATGCACGCGATCGTACTCGCCGACCCTTCCCACGCCGACGCTTTCGAGCAAGGCCTGGCGAGCCTGGAAACCCTGCTGGACAAACTGCGCCAGCCGATCACCCCGCGTCGCGGCCTGGACCTCAGCCGTCCACCGGCGGCCGACCCGGTGTTCCGCTCCAGCTTTACCCAGGATGACTACGAGCGCGCCGTCGACACCATCAAGGAATATATCCTCGCCGGTGACTGCATGCAGGTGGTGCCGTCGCAACGCATGTCCATCGACTTCAAGGCCGCGCCGATCGATCTGTACCGGGCGCTACGCTGTTTCAACCCGACGCCGTACATGTACTTCTTCAACTTCGGTGACTTCCACGTGGTGGGCAGCTCGCCGGAAGTACTGGTGCGCGTCGAAGACAACCTGATCACGGTGCGCCCGATCGCCGGTACCCGTCCGCGTGGCGCGACTGAAGAAGCCGACCTGGCGCTGGAAGAAGACCTGCTGAGCGACGACAAGGAAATCGCCGAGCACTTGATGCTCATCGATCTGGGCCGCAACGATACCGGGCGTGTCTCGGAAATCGGTTCGGTGAAGCTCACTGAGAAGATGGTGATCGAGCGCTATTCCAACGTGATGCACATTGTGTCCAACGTCACCGGCGAGCTGAAGGCCGGCTTGACCGCGATGGATGCACTGCGCGCTATCCTGCCGGCCGGCACCTTGTCGGGCGCGCCGAAGATCCGCGCGATGGAAATCATCGACGAACTGGAGCCGGTCAAGCGCGGTGTCTACGGCGGCGCCGTGGGGTATTTCGCCTGGAATGGCAACATGGACACGGCCATTGCGATCCGCACGGCCGTGATCAAGGACGGGGAACTGCATGTGCAGGCCGGCGGCGGGATTGTCGCCGACTCGGTGCCGGCCCTCGAATGGGAAGAAACCCTGAACAAGCGCCGCGCGATGTTCCGCGCGGTGGCGCTGGCCGAGCAAACCCCTCAGGACTGA
- a CDS encoding aminodeoxychorismate/anthranilate synthase component II: MLLMIDNYDSFTYNVVQYLGELGAEVKVVRNDELTVAQIAALNPERIVVSPGPCTPTEAGISLEAINYFAGKLPILGVCLGHQSIGQAFGGDVVRARQVMHGKTSPVFHNDVGVFHGLNLPVTVTRYHSLVVKRETLPQCLELTAWTQLEDGSVDEIMGLRHKTLNIEGVQFHPESILTEQGYELFANFLKQSGGTR, translated from the coding sequence ATGTTGCTGATGATTGATAACTACGATTCCTTTACCTACAACGTTGTGCAGTACCTGGGCGAGCTGGGTGCCGAGGTCAAGGTGGTGCGCAACGACGAACTGACCGTGGCCCAGATCGCTGCCCTGAATCCGGAGCGCATCGTGGTTTCGCCCGGCCCGTGCACGCCCACCGAGGCGGGTATTTCCCTGGAAGCCATCAACTACTTCGCCGGCAAATTGCCGATTTTGGGCGTGTGCCTGGGTCACCAGTCCATCGGCCAGGCCTTTGGCGGTGACGTGGTGCGCGCGCGCCAGGTCATGCACGGCAAGACCAGCCCGGTGTTCCATAACGATGTCGGCGTGTTTCACGGGCTGAACCTGCCGGTGACGGTGACGCGCTACCACTCGCTGGTGGTCAAGCGTGAAACCCTGCCGCAATGCCTGGAACTGACGGCCTGGACCCAGCTTGAAGACGGCTCCGTCGACGAGATCATGGGCCTGCGCCACAAGACGCTGAATATCGAAGGGGTGCAATTTCACCCCGAGTCGATCCTGACCGAGCAGGGCTACGAGCTGTTCGCCAACTTTCTCAAGCAGAGCGGCGGCACGCGCTAA
- the estP gene encoding esterase EstP, whose protein sequence is MPRPAFLTPLAGCLLSLACAQALAASPYSTMVVFGDSLADAGQFPDGTRGSTLRFTNRTGPGFQGDFGLVSSTLLGARLGVAANDLNASTSPVRAAQSLPDGNNWAVGGYRTDNILDSITTVSDAAIPPGNPGGGTVLRSRQGYLPANGGRADPNALYFLSGGGNDFLQGRVLSPGQAVAAGGRLADSAQVLQQAGARYIMVWMLPDLGLTPAINGTPLQAPSTALSSLFNQALVQRLSQIDAQVIPLNIPLLLQETFADPGRFGLAIGQNLTGTCFSGNGCAANPTYGIGGTTPDPTRLIYNDAAHPTIAGQRLIADYAYSLLAAPWELTLLPEMAQGSLRAHQDELRNQWQADDGHWQAVGQWRAIVAAGGQRLDFDAQDSSASGDGGGYNLNIGGSYRLNEAWRVGVAAGLYRQTLEAGASDSDYKLNSYMGTAFAQFQQNHWWADAALSGGKLDFDSLKRKFALGVSEGSEKGDTDGWLWALSGRVGYDIAPPGSDWHLSPFLSADYSRVDVEGYSEKDSRSTALTFDDQQRDSKRLGVGLKGSYRVTPQTQVFGEVAHEHEFENDTQKVNISLNSVQGIDFKLDGYTPRSNSDRLSLGVSHKLTQALALRAAYNVSKDDNLTQQGVSVGVSLDF, encoded by the coding sequence ATGCCCAGACCTGCGTTTCTTACCCCCCTTGCCGGCTGCCTCTTATCACTGGCCTGCGCCCAGGCGCTGGCAGCATCGCCCTACTCCACCATGGTTGTGTTTGGTGACAGCCTGGCGGATGCCGGCCAGTTTCCCGACGGCACCCGCGGTTCCACCTTGCGCTTTACCAACCGCACCGGGCCTGGCTTCCAGGGTGATTTCGGCCTGGTGTCGTCAACCTTGCTCGGCGCAAGGTTGGGCGTTGCCGCCAATGACTTGAACGCTTCCACCTCACCCGTGCGTGCGGCCCAGAGCTTGCCCGACGGGAATAACTGGGCCGTGGGCGGCTACCGTACGGACAACATCCTCGACTCCATCACCACGGTTTCCGACGCGGCGATCCCACCCGGAAACCCCGGCGGCGGCACGGTGTTGCGCAGTCGCCAGGGTTATCTGCCGGCCAATGGCGGACGAGCCGATCCCAATGCGCTGTACTTCCTATCCGGCGGCGGCAATGACTTCCTGCAAGGACGCGTACTCAGCCCCGGCCAGGCCGTTGCCGCCGGCGGGCGCCTGGCCGACAGCGCCCAGGTGCTGCAGCAAGCCGGCGCGCGCTACATCATGGTATGGATGCTGCCCGACCTCGGCCTGACGCCGGCCATCAACGGCACACCTTTGCAAGCGCCAAGCACTGCCCTCAGCAGCCTGTTCAACCAGGCGCTGGTGCAACGCCTGTCGCAGATTGACGCCCAAGTGATCCCGCTGAATATTCCGCTGCTCCTCCAGGAAACCTTCGCCGACCCCGGCCGCTTCGGCCTGGCCATCGGTCAAAACCTCACGGGAACCTGCTTCAGCGGCAACGGCTGCGCCGCCAACCCGACCTATGGCATCGGCGGCACCACCCCCGATCCCACCCGGCTGATCTATAACGACGCGGCTCACCCCACCATTGCAGGGCAACGCCTGATCGCCGACTACGCCTATTCGCTGCTGGCTGCGCCCTGGGAGTTGACGTTGTTGCCAGAAATGGCCCAAGGCAGCTTGCGCGCCCATCAGGATGAATTGCGTAACCAGTGGCAGGCCGATGACGGCCACTGGCAGGCGGTCGGCCAATGGCGCGCGATCGTGGCCGCCGGTGGCCAGCGCCTGGATTTCGATGCCCAAGACAGCTCGGCAAGCGGTGACGGCGGGGGCTACAACCTGAATATCGGTGGCAGCTACCGGCTCAACGAGGCGTGGCGCGTCGGAGTGGCCGCTGGCTTATATCGCCAGACTCTTGAAGCCGGCGCCAGCGACTCAGACTACAAACTCAACAGCTACATGGGGACAGCCTTCGCGCAGTTTCAGCAGAATCACTGGTGGGCCGATGCGGCGTTGAGCGGCGGCAAGCTGGATTTCGACAGCCTCAAGCGCAAGTTTGCCCTGGGCGTCAGCGAAGGCTCCGAAAAGGGCGACACCGATGGCTGGCTGTGGGCCTTGAGCGGCCGCGTGGGTTACGACATTGCCCCGCCGGGCAGCGACTGGCACCTGTCACCCTTCCTCAGCGCCGACTATTCACGTGTAGACGTTGAGGGCTACTCGGAAAAGGACAGCCGCTCCACCGCGCTGACCTTTGATGACCAGCAGCGCGACTCCAAACGTCTCGGCGTCGGCCTGAAGGGCAGCTACCGAGTCACACCACAGACCCAAGTGTTTGGCGAAGTGGCCCACGAGCATGAATTCGAAAACGATACGCAGAAGGTGAATATCTCGCTCAACAGCGTGCAGGGGATCGATTTCAAGCTGGACGGTTATACCCCGCGCAGCAACTCGGATCGTTTGAGCCTGGGTGTCAGCCACAAGCTGACGCAGGCGCTGGCGCTACGCGCGGCGTATAACGTGAGCAAAGATGACAACCTGACCCAGCAAGGGGTCAGTGTCGGGGTAAGCCTGGACTTCTAA
- a CDS encoding phosphoglycolate phosphatase, translated as MSGFEQLFPGKLPRLVMFDLDGTLIDSVPDLAAAVDEMLLKLGRKPVGIESVREWVGNGAPMLVRRALANHIDAEGVDEVEAEHALELFNAAYENGHELTVVYPGVRDTLKWLHKQGVEMALITNKPERFVAPLLDQMKIGRYFRWIIGGDTLPQKKPDPAALFFVMKMANIPASQSLFVGDSRSDVQAAKAAGVQCVALSYGYNHGRPIAEESPSLVIDDLRLLIPGCLGAGAEITLPGIDPSPSGNAIVVVTRKLWMKVIKALARWRWRA; from the coding sequence ATGAGCGGCTTTGAGCAGCTGTTCCCCGGCAAGCTGCCACGGCTGGTGATGTTCGATCTGGACGGTACCTTGATCGACTCGGTGCCTGACCTGGCGGCGGCGGTGGACGAGATGCTGCTCAAACTGGGGCGCAAGCCGGTCGGGATCGAGTCGGTGCGTGAATGGGTCGGCAACGGTGCGCCGATGCTGGTGCGCCGGGCCTTGGCCAATCATATCGATGCCGAGGGGGTCGATGAGGTCGAAGCCGAGCACGCCCTGGAGTTGTTCAACGCCGCCTATGAAAACGGCCACGAATTGACTGTGGTGTATCCCGGCGTGCGCGACACCCTTAAATGGCTGCACAAGCAGGGCGTGGAAATGGCCCTGATCACCAACAAGCCGGAGCGCTTCGTCGCGCCGCTGTTGGACCAGATGAAAATTGGCCGTTATTTCCGCTGGATCATCGGTGGCGATACCCTGCCACAGAAAAAGCCTGATCCGGCGGCGCTGTTTTTCGTGATGAAAATGGCCAATATTCCGGCCTCGCAGTCGTTGTTTGTCGGCGATTCGCGCAGTGATGTGCAAGCGGCGAAGGCCGCGGGCGTGCAGTGCGTGGCGCTCAGCTACGGCTACAACCACGGCCGGCCGATCGCCGAAGAATCGCCTTCCCTGGTGATTGATGACCTGCGACTGCTAATCCCCGGTTGCCTGGGCGCTGGCGCTGAGATAACGTTGCCCGGTATCGATCCTTCCCCTTCTGGAAATGCCATCGTGGTGGTCACTCGCAAACTCTGGATGAAAGTCATCAAGGCCCTGGCCCGCTGGCGTTGGCGCGCCTGA